The following proteins are co-located in the Heliorestis convoluta genome:
- a CDS encoding RecB family exonuclease yields the protein MNVRVTSLLTFEDCPRRFFAENILGLKVPSAAADIGTAIHTVAERWYKEGKNFPGFKKAAEDEIKKFPDTLNIENVIEIAGLAKKFISVYGEGGFDYQVIPEIRLQIPVGRHTVSGQMDALFMPLFPGMPAKIVDLKTGRNRAVTKQLAIYAFLVVKSFGGIHDVLVRYEWVRLNEKDEYHYSEKNLIEIELWINQQVKQIDKALRKGEEGFTCNPGHVCAYCGYAQQCPATSGDYNPPVEDSIEDLAELPTSPELLTSEMAEKYASRLLALQGKVKQIENVLKIWTEKHGPLLVGDQAMGKFEKAAQRQFDVKKVIERCQERGLNPLEYITLSSTAAKKLERKIDLEGCYTEKPSPPTWSIKKVETVGLESTVNTVKETVEILAEDEKAVPEQPTVSSLVKDFGVFLKGAEAPQEALENVRVAYRCSESGKYDETFWDALMSAVAWQGLQNEKAQEIAYMIQQIENVAQAG from the coding sequence ATGAATGTTCGGGTAACTAGCTTGCTTACTTTCGAAGACTGCCCACGACGTTTCTTTGCGGAGAACATCCTTGGGTTAAAAGTACCAAGCGCAGCCGCTGATATTGGAACAGCAATCCATACTGTGGCTGAGCGTTGGTACAAAGAAGGGAAAAACTTCCCGGGCTTTAAAAAAGCTGCTGAAGATGAAATAAAAAAATTTCCTGATACTTTGAACATAGAAAACGTGATTGAGATAGCAGGTTTAGCTAAAAAGTTTATCAGCGTGTATGGCGAAGGTGGTTTTGACTACCAAGTCATTCCTGAAATACGTCTACAGATTCCTGTTGGTAGGCATACAGTATCGGGGCAGATGGATGCGCTGTTTATGCCACTTTTTCCTGGAATGCCAGCAAAAATCGTAGATCTAAAAACAGGTCGCAATCGTGCAGTAACGAAGCAATTGGCTATCTACGCTTTCTTAGTAGTCAAAAGCTTTGGAGGCATTCATGATGTTTTGGTTCGCTATGAGTGGGTGCGTTTAAACGAGAAAGACGAATACCACTATAGCGAAAAAAATCTCATTGAGATAGAACTTTGGATAAACCAACAGGTGAAACAAATCGATAAAGCCTTACGAAAAGGTGAAGAAGGTTTTACCTGCAATCCTGGTCATGTTTGTGCTTACTGTGGGTATGCTCAACAATGTCCAGCTACAAGTGGAGATTATAACCCCCCTGTAGAGGACAGCATAGAAGATTTGGCAGAATTACCGACAAGTCCTGAATTATTAACTTCAGAGATGGCCGAAAAATATGCTTCTCGTCTTTTAGCCTTGCAAGGCAAGGTTAAACAGATCGAAAATGTGTTGAAAATCTGGACAGAGAAGCACGGTCCTTTGTTAGTTGGTGATCAGGCAATGGGTAAGTTTGAAAAAGCTGCGCAACGGCAATTCGATGTAAAAAAAGTTATTGAGCGTTGCCAAGAGCGAGGGCTAAATCCTCTAGAGTATATTACCTTGTCCTCTACAGCGGCTAAAAAGTTAGAAAGAAAAATTGACCTTGAAGGATGCTACACCGAAAAGCCTTCCCCACCAACATGGTCTATAAAGAAAGTCGAAACAGTTGGGCTAGAATCTACCGTGAATACGGTGAAAGAGACAGTAGAGATTCTAGCTGAAGATGAAAAAGCTGTACCAGAACAGCCTACAGTTTCTTCGCTTGTGAAAGACTTCGGTGTTTTCTTAAAGGGTGCCGAGGCACCACAAGAAGCACTTGAGAATGTCAGAGTAGCCTATAGGTGCTCTGAATCAGGTAAATATGATGAAACTTTCTGGGATGCTCTCATGTCGGCCGTCGCTTGGCAGGGTCTTCAAAATGAAAAAGCCCAAGAGATAGCCTACATGATACAGCAGATTGAAAATGTAGCCCAAGCTGGCTAA
- a CDS encoding DUF3854 domain-containing protein yields the protein MLVKTYRNSMDEKASIRAGLRILSVCAHLGIPVKKVGSHWFMKCPVHGSDGKMQSCHFMEHAPAARDGADLWQCEKCGASGDVFTLLMMALQLNFPQAVEKAKEILGMKSERIMLSVLKTPEVRQDPKLAPVVMRDKVYKALLSLFSLGDQQKENLLRRGFTEEEIASFGYSQMRYQDGIALTKQITKVTGISSFTGIPGFYQTKNGQWACKTHNALLIPVRNVNGKIYGLRLRISAVNGERVYAWYTSLRDKNGSALSGGSSPGALLHTVRFLHSDTLWITEGEIKADRSSLALKQNFVSVPGVGNWRLIPDLAEHIKAKHVVIAYDQDSGKTAQVVAKHCKNLANALYQKGLSVHTAIWHKENGKGIDDVLNAYGSSAISLKSID from the coding sequence GTGTTAGTAAAAACCTATCGTAACTCTATGGATGAGAAGGCCAGCATACGTGCTGGTCTTCGTATTTTATCAGTTTGTGCTCACTTGGGAATCCCAGTGAAAAAAGTAGGTAGTCATTGGTTTATGAAGTGCCCAGTACACGGGTCCGATGGGAAAATGCAATCATGCCACTTCATGGAACACGCCCCCGCTGCCCGTGATGGTGCCGATCTGTGGCAATGTGAAAAGTGTGGAGCCAGTGGTGACGTGTTCACGTTACTGATGATGGCTCTTCAGCTAAACTTTCCGCAGGCTGTAGAGAAAGCAAAAGAAATCTTAGGCATGAAGTCTGAAAGAATCATGCTTTCGGTTCTAAAAACGCCGGAGGTTCGTCAAGATCCAAAACTTGCTCCCGTAGTTATGAGAGATAAAGTCTACAAAGCTTTACTCTCACTGTTTAGCTTGGGAGATCAACAAAAAGAAAACCTGTTACGTCGAGGTTTTACAGAAGAAGAGATAGCTTCTTTTGGTTACTCACAAATGCGTTATCAAGATGGAATCGCATTGACGAAGCAGATTACCAAGGTAACGGGCATTTCGTCTTTCACCGGAATACCTGGTTTCTATCAGACAAAAAATGGTCAATGGGCTTGCAAAACCCACAATGCCTTGTTAATTCCGGTTCGCAATGTGAACGGAAAGATTTATGGCTTACGCTTACGGATTTCCGCAGTTAATGGTGAGCGAGTTTATGCTTGGTATACATCCTTGCGTGATAAAAATGGAAGTGCTCTTTCAGGTGGTTCTTCACCGGGTGCTTTACTTCACACTGTTAGATTTCTTCATTCAGATACACTCTGGATTACAGAAGGTGAAATAAAAGCAGATCGATCCAGTTTGGCATTGAAGCAAAACTTTGTGTCTGTTCCCGGTGTCGGCAATTGGCGTCTGATTCCTGACTTAGCAGAGCACATAAAAGCAAAGCATGTTGTGATTGCCTATGATCAAGACAGTGGAAAGACAGCGCAAGTTGTAGCCAAACACTGTAAAAATCTTGCTAATGCTTTATATCAAAAAGGCTTATCAGTCCATACTGCGATCTGGCATAAGGAAAACGGCAAAGGGATTGATGATGTACTGAATGCGTATGGTTCAAGTGCAATCTCTCTTAAGTCAATAGATTAA